A genome region from Micromonospora inyonensis includes the following:
- a CDS encoding AAA family ATPase, whose translation MTDISDTLASVPSPDDPPAPGIELEQILHEVKRVIVGQDRLVERLLTALVADGHCLLEGVPGVAKTLAAQTLATVVGGTFSRIQFTPDLVPSDIVGTRIYRASRETFDVELGPIMANLVLADEINRAPAKVQSALLEAMAERQVSIGGRSFGVPDPFLVLATQNPIESEGVYPLPEAQRDRFLMKVVVDYPDDADELAILYRMSTSRPRPHRVLDPDRLRTLQARARDVFVHHALAEYVVRLILATRDPGRFGLPGLAPMLSYGASPRATLGLVAAARAQALLRGRGYVVPEDVRELAVDVLAHRLVLSFDAVADGVSAEALVHRLVEAVPPPRIAPDRRPVAPDLAAA comes from the coding sequence GTGACGGACATCTCGGACACCCTGGCCAGCGTGCCCAGCCCGGACGATCCCCCCGCGCCCGGCATCGAGTTGGAACAGATCCTCCACGAGGTCAAACGTGTGATCGTCGGGCAGGACCGACTCGTCGAGCGCCTGCTCACCGCGCTCGTCGCGGACGGGCACTGTCTGCTCGAAGGTGTGCCGGGCGTAGCCAAGACCCTGGCCGCGCAGACCCTCGCCACCGTGGTCGGTGGCACGTTCTCCCGGATCCAGTTCACCCCCGACCTCGTCCCCTCGGACATCGTCGGCACCCGGATCTACCGGGCGTCCCGGGAGACCTTCGACGTCGAACTCGGCCCGATCATGGCCAACCTGGTGCTCGCGGACGAGATCAACCGCGCGCCGGCCAAGGTGCAGTCGGCGCTGCTGGAGGCGATGGCCGAACGGCAGGTCTCCATCGGCGGGCGCAGCTTCGGCGTACCCGACCCGTTCCTGGTGCTCGCCACCCAGAACCCGATCGAGTCCGAGGGCGTGTATCCGCTGCCCGAGGCACAGCGGGACCGGTTCCTGATGAAGGTGGTCGTCGACTACCCGGACGACGCCGACGAACTGGCCATCCTCTACCGGATGAGCACCTCCCGGCCGCGTCCCCACCGGGTGCTCGACCCCGACCGGCTGCGCACCCTCCAGGCCCGCGCCCGGGACGTCTTCGTGCACCACGCCCTCGCCGAGTACGTCGTCCGGCTCATTCTCGCCACCCGCGACCCGGGACGCTTCGGCCTGCCGGGGCTCGCCCCCATGCTGTCGTACGGCGCGAGCCCCCGCGCCACCCTCGGCCTGGTCGCCGCCGCCCGGGCCCAGGCCCTGCTGCGCGGTCGCGGGTACGTCGTCCCCGAGGACGTCCGGGAGCTGGCGGTGGACGTGCTCGCCCACCGCCTGGTGCTCTCCTTCGACGCGGTCGCCGACGGGGTGTCCGCCGAGGCGCTGGTCCACCGGCTCGTCGAGGCCGTACCCCCGCCCCGGATCGCACCCGACCGCCGACCGGTCGCCCCCGACCTGGCGGCGGCATGA
- a CDS encoding DUF58 domain-containing protein — MRRVRRPPLPAGSAQRDPGLAELTPDQRLRRLELTVTRRLDGLLHGQHRGLFPGPGSEAAGSREYRPGEDEVRRMDWAVTARTAVPHVREVDADRELTTWLLVDASPSMEFGTADLDKRELAVAAVAAVGFLTAGAGNRLGAQVLTRDGVRRFPARGGRRHLVNLLRTLLTTPRGDRAAAVPDPSGRPSTAAGVPSDTGPAGAADAVSLAGALASVHRLAPRRGLVVVVSDFLDALPDDPWAEAGWEAALRRLAVRHQVLAVEVTDPRELELPDVGLITLVDPETGRRREVWTGDPVLRERFARAATAQREQVRRALRRCGAAHLALRTDRDWGADIVRHVHAQRRLALAPAARGVPTGGGGV, encoded by the coding sequence ATGAGGAGGGTCCGCCGCCCACCGCTGCCGGCCGGTTCCGCGCAGCGCGACCCGGGTCTGGCCGAGCTGACCCCGGACCAGCGACTGCGCCGGCTGGAGCTGACCGTCACCCGCCGGCTGGACGGACTGCTGCACGGCCAGCACCGGGGCCTCTTCCCCGGGCCGGGCAGCGAGGCCGCCGGCAGCCGGGAGTACCGGCCCGGCGAGGACGAGGTACGCCGGATGGACTGGGCGGTGACCGCCCGCACCGCCGTGCCGCACGTGCGGGAGGTCGACGCCGACCGGGAACTGACCACCTGGCTGCTGGTGGACGCCAGCCCGAGCATGGAGTTCGGCACCGCCGACCTCGACAAGCGGGAACTGGCGGTGGCGGCGGTCGCGGCGGTCGGGTTCCTCACCGCCGGTGCCGGCAACCGGCTCGGCGCCCAGGTGCTCACCCGTGACGGGGTACGCCGGTTTCCTGCCCGGGGTGGACGCCGGCACCTGGTCAACCTGCTCCGGACGCTGCTCACCACCCCGCGCGGCGACCGGGCCGCCGCCGTACCGGATCCGTCCGGGCGACCCTCCACGGCCGCCGGCGTGCCGTCCGACACCGGGCCCGCCGGTGCGGCCGACGCCGTCTCCCTGGCCGGGGCGCTGGCCTCGGTGCACCGCCTCGCCCCCCGTCGAGGGCTGGTCGTCGTGGTCTCCGACTTCCTCGACGCCCTCCCCGACGACCCGTGGGCCGAGGCCGGGTGGGAAGCGGCGTTGCGCCGGCTCGCCGTCCGGCACCAGGTGCTCGCCGTCGAGGTGACCGACCCGCGCGAGCTGGAACTGCCGGACGTCGGACTGATCACCCTGGTCGACCCGGAGACCGGACGGCGTCGCGAGGTGTGGACCGGCGACCCGGTGCTGCGGGAGCGGTTCGCCCGGGCGGCGACCGCCCAGCGGGAGCAGGTCCGCCGGGCGCTGCGCCGGTGTGGGGCGGCACACCTGGCGCTGCGGACCGACCGGGACTGGGGTGCGGACATCGTCCGGCACGTGCACGCCCAGCGCCGGCTGGCTCTCGCCCCGGCAGCCCGCGGCGTCCCGACCGGCGGAGGTGGCGTGTGA